One Streptomyces sp. NBC_01217 genomic region harbors:
- a CDS encoding DUF2470 domain-containing protein has protein sequence MPSAAERTRTLVQSTCSAVLLIPGLNAPGSDQLMPLSRSVGPDGDLFLELPADSPAVRAATHAEDDELTAVLEITDVAPVSVPHRIRGRAWVSGWLTTVPGVSGPGRMTLRLETGEAYVDDMWGAEEVEPEAFRDAAPDPLVGHEAELLQHLHAAHGEQLGTLCGLLGERSARRCPAHQPSVVPLALDRHGLRVRFCEDRGACFDARFEFPEPVRDVSELRQAMHTLFEAAAH, from the coding sequence ATGCCGTCAGCAGCCGAGCGCACACGAACTCTCGTACAGAGTACCTGTTCGGCGGTACTGCTCATCCCCGGGCTCAACGCACCCGGCTCGGATCAGCTGATGCCGCTGAGCAGGAGCGTGGGCCCCGACGGGGATCTGTTCCTCGAACTCCCCGCTGATTCCCCGGCCGTACGGGCCGCGACGCACGCCGAGGACGACGAGCTGACCGCTGTGCTGGAGATCACGGACGTCGCCCCGGTCTCCGTGCCGCACCGCATCCGCGGCCGCGCCTGGGTCTCCGGCTGGCTCACCACCGTACCCGGCGTGTCGGGGCCGGGCCGGATGACGCTCCGGCTGGAGACGGGCGAGGCGTACGTCGACGATATGTGGGGCGCCGAGGAGGTCGAGCCCGAAGCGTTCAGGGACGCGGCCCCCGATCCGCTCGTCGGGCACGAGGCGGAACTTCTCCAGCATCTGCACGCGGCGCACGGCGAGCAACTGGGCACGCTGTGCGGACTGCTCGGCGAGCGTTCGGCCCGGCGGTGCCCGGCTCATCAGCCCTCCGTCGTACCGCTCGCGCTGGACCGGCACGGGCTGCGCGTGCGCTTCTGCGAGGACCGCGGCGCGTGCTTCGACGCCCGCTTCGAATTCCCGGAGCCTGTGCGGGACGTCAGCGAGCTGCGCCAGGCCATGCACACCCTTTTCGAGGCCGCGGCGCACTGA
- a CDS encoding replication-associated recombination protein A, with protein MEPDLFTAAAEDRQEKDPASSPLAVRMRPRTLDEVVGQQHLLKQGSPLRRLVGEGNGGPAGPSSVILWGPPGIGKTTLAYVVSKATNKRFVELSAITAGVKEVRAVIEGARRATGGYGKETVLFLDEIHRFSKAQQDSLLPAVENRWVTLIAATTENPYFSIISPLLSRSLLLTLESLTDDDLRGLLRRALTDERGLGGAVALPGDAEAHLLRIAGGDARRALTALEAAAGAALAKQEKEITLLTLEETVDRAAVKYDRDGDQHYDVASALIKSIRGSDVDAALHYLARMIEAGEDPRFIARRLMISASEDIGLADPTALPTAVAAAQAVAMIGFPEAALTLSHATIALALAPKSNAATLAISAAQEDVRKGLAGPVPAHLRDGHYKGAAKLGHAQGYVYPHDVPGGIAAQQYAPEAVRDKHYYRPTRYGAEARYADVVERVRERLGRTDSDGASGPSAD; from the coding sequence GTGGAGCCCGACCTCTTTACCGCAGCAGCCGAAGACCGCCAGGAGAAGGACCCGGCCAGCAGCCCACTGGCTGTCCGGATGCGCCCCCGTACCCTCGACGAGGTCGTCGGCCAGCAGCATCTGCTCAAGCAGGGCTCGCCGCTGCGCCGCCTCGTGGGCGAGGGGAACGGCGGTCCGGCGGGCCCGTCGTCGGTGATCCTCTGGGGCCCGCCCGGCATCGGGAAGACGACTCTCGCGTACGTGGTCAGCAAGGCCACCAACAAGCGGTTCGTCGAGCTCTCCGCGATCACCGCGGGCGTCAAGGAAGTACGGGCCGTCATCGAGGGAGCCCGTCGCGCCACCGGCGGCTACGGCAAGGAGACCGTTCTCTTCCTCGACGAGATCCACCGCTTCTCCAAGGCACAGCAGGACTCGCTGCTCCCGGCGGTGGAGAACCGCTGGGTCACCCTGATCGCCGCGACCACCGAGAATCCGTACTTCTCGATCATCTCGCCGCTGCTGTCGCGCTCGCTGCTGCTCACCCTGGAATCGCTCACCGACGACGATCTGCGCGGCCTGCTGCGCCGTGCCCTGACCGATGAGCGCGGGCTCGGCGGGGCTGTGGCGCTGCCGGGGGACGCCGAGGCGCATCTGCTGCGCATCGCGGGCGGTGACGCGCGCCGGGCGCTCACGGCGCTGGAGGCAGCCGCCGGTGCGGCGCTGGCCAAGCAGGAGAAGGAGATCACCCTCCTGACCCTGGAGGAGACCGTCGACCGCGCCGCCGTCAAGTACGACCGGGACGGCGACCAGCACTACGACGTGGCGAGTGCGCTCATCAAATCGATCCGCGGCTCCGACGTGGATGCCGCGCTGCACTATCTGGCCCGGATGATCGAGGCGGGGGAGGACCCCCGGTTCATCGCCCGGCGGCTGATGATCTCGGCCAGCGAGGACATCGGTCTCGCCGACCCCACGGCGCTGCCCACCGCGGTCGCGGCCGCCCAGGCGGTCGCCATGATCGGGTTCCCGGAGGCGGCGCTCACCCTCAGCCATGCCACGATCGCCCTGGCCCTGGCCCCCAAGTCCAATGCGGCGACGCTGGCGATCTCCGCCGCCCAGGAGGACGTACGCAAGGGGCTCGCCGGCCCCGTCCCGGCCCATCTGCGCGACGGCCACTACAAGGGCGCCGCCAAGCTGGGCCACGCCCAGGGCTATGTGTATCCGCACGATGTCCCCGGCGGTATCGCCGCCCAGCAGTACGCCCCGGAAGCCGTCCGCGACAAGCACTACTACCGGCCCACGCGCTACGGCGCCGAGGCGCGGTACGCGGATGTGGTGGAGCGGGTCCGCGAGCGGCTCGGCCGCACGGACTCCGACGGCGCTTCGGGCCCCTCGGCCGACTGA
- a CDS encoding vitamin K epoxide reductase family protein codes for MTTAAVDHPSSDQDEDGGKRTIGGSRAFALLLVITGAAGLLAAWVITIDKFKLLEDPNFTPGCSLNPVVACGNIMKSEQASAFGFPNPMLGLVTYSVIIGIGLALLAGARFRSWYWLGMNAGTLFGVGFCTWLQYQSLYNINSLCLWCCLAWVATIFMFCYVTTHNIKHRILPAPNWLRNGLTEFHWVPPVLWIGIIGMLILTRWWDFWTS; via the coding sequence ATGACGACTGCAGCGGTTGACCATCCCTCCTCCGACCAGGACGAGGACGGCGGGAAGAGGACCATCGGCGGCAGCCGGGCATTCGCACTGCTGCTGGTGATCACGGGCGCCGCCGGACTCCTCGCCGCCTGGGTCATCACCATCGACAAGTTCAAGTTGCTGGAAGACCCCAACTTCACGCCGGGCTGCAGCCTCAACCCGGTCGTCGCGTGCGGCAACATCATGAAGAGCGAGCAGGCGTCCGCCTTCGGCTTCCCGAACCCGATGCTCGGTCTGGTCACCTACTCCGTGATCATCGGCATCGGCCTGGCCCTGCTCGCGGGCGCACGCTTCCGCAGCTGGTACTGGCTCGGGATGAACGCCGGCACGCTGTTCGGCGTCGGCTTCTGCACCTGGCTCCAGTACCAGTCGCTCTACAACATCAACTCGCTCTGCCTGTGGTGCTGCCTGGCCTGGGTCGCCACGATCTTCATGTTCTGCTACGTCACCACGCACAACATCAAGCACCGGATCCTGCCCGCGCCGAACTGGCTGCGCAACGGACTGACGGAGTTCCACTGGGTGCCGCCGGTGCTGTGGATCGGCATCATCGGCATGCTGATCCTGACCCGCTGGTGGGACTTCTGGACCAGCTGA
- the hisS gene encoding histidine--tRNA ligase translates to MSTFKAPKGTYDLTPPDSAKYLAVREAIAAPLKNSGYGYIETPGFEDVALFSRGVGESTDIVTKEMYTLTTKGGSQLALRPEGTASVLRAALEANLHKLGNLPVKLWYSGSYYRYERPQKGRYRHFSQVGAEAIGAEDPALDAELIILADQAYRTLGLRNFRILLNSLGDKECRPVYRDALQEFLRELDLDDDTRRRIDLNPLRVLDDKRPEVQKQLVGAPVLRDYLCDACKAYHEEVRDLLTAAGVVYEDDEKLVRGLDYYTRTTFEFVHDGLGSQSAVGGGGRYDGLSEMIGGPALPSVGWALGVDRTVLALEAEGIELELPAATSVFAVPLGEEARRVLFGIVTRLRREGVAADFAYGNRGLKGAMKSANRSGARFTIVAGERDLAEGVVQLKDMESGEQTAVPLPDVAGTIRERLA, encoded by the coding sequence GTGAGCACCTTCAAGGCCCCCAAGGGCACGTACGACCTGACCCCGCCCGACTCCGCGAAGTATCTTGCGGTGCGCGAGGCGATCGCCGCACCCCTGAAGAACTCCGGCTACGGCTACATCGAGACGCCCGGCTTCGAGGATGTCGCCCTCTTCTCGCGCGGTGTCGGTGAGTCCACCGACATCGTGACCAAGGAGATGTACACCCTCACCACCAAGGGCGGCTCCCAGCTGGCGCTGCGCCCCGAAGGCACCGCCTCCGTGCTGCGTGCCGCGCTGGAGGCCAACCTCCACAAGCTCGGCAACCTGCCGGTGAAGCTCTGGTACTCCGGCTCGTACTACCGCTACGAGCGCCCGCAGAAGGGCCGCTACCGGCACTTCTCGCAGGTCGGTGCCGAGGCGATCGGCGCCGAGGACCCGGCGCTGGACGCCGAGCTGATCATCCTGGCCGACCAGGCCTACCGCACGCTGGGCCTGCGGAACTTCCGCATCCTGCTCAACTCGCTGGGCGACAAGGAGTGTCGCCCCGTCTACCGGGACGCGCTCCAGGAGTTCCTGCGCGAGCTGGACCTCGACGACGACACCCGCCGCCGCATCGACCTCAACCCGCTGCGGGTCCTCGACGACAAACGCCCCGAGGTGCAGAAGCAGCTGGTCGGCGCACCGGTCCTGCGCGACTACCTGTGCGACGCCTGCAAGGCGTACCACGAGGAGGTGCGCGACCTGCTGACGGCGGCAGGCGTGGTGTACGAGGACGACGAGAAGCTCGTCCGCGGCCTCGACTACTACACCCGCACCACCTTCGAGTTCGTCCACGACGGACTCGGCTCGCAGTCCGCGGTGGGCGGCGGCGGCCGCTACGACGGCCTCTCCGAGATGATCGGCGGCCCGGCGCTCCCGTCGGTCGGCTGGGCACTCGGCGTGGACCGTACGGTGCTCGCGCTGGAGGCGGAGGGCATCGAGCTCGAACTGCCCGCGGCCACCAGCGTGTTCGCGGTACCGCTCGGCGAGGAGGCCCGGCGGGTGCTCTTCGGGATCGTCACGCGGCTGCGCCGCGAGGGTGTGGCGGCGGACTTCGCGTACGGGAACCGCGGCCTCAAGGGCGCGATGAAGAGCGCGAACCGGTCGGGCGCGCGGTTCACGATCGTCGCGGGCGAGCGGGACCTGGCCGAGGGCGTCGTCCAGCTCAAGGACATGGAGTCCGGCGAGCAGACGGCGGTACCCCTGCCGGACGTGGCCGGGACGATCCGCGAGCGCCTGGCCTAG
- a CDS encoding MBL fold metallo-hydrolase: MLIAGFPAGAWGTNCYLVAPAAGEECVIIDPGHQAASGVEEALKKHRLKPVAVVLTHGHIDHVASVVPVCGAHDVPAWIHPEDRYMMSDPEKALGRSIGMPLMGELTVGEPDDVKELSDGALLKLAGLEFGVAHAPGHTRGSVTFRMPEAADVPQVLFSGDLLFAGSVGRTDLPGGDHAELLESLARVCLPLDDSTVVLSGHGPQTTIGRERASNPYLHGLAAPRRGM; encoded by the coding sequence GTGCTCATTGCCGGGTTCCCCGCCGGGGCCTGGGGGACCAACTGTTATCTGGTCGCCCCGGCCGCAGGCGAGGAGTGCGTGATCATCGACCCCGGCCACCAGGCCGCTTCGGGAGTCGAGGAAGCGCTCAAGAAGCATCGGCTGAAGCCCGTCGCCGTCGTACTGACCCACGGCCACATCGACCATGTCGCCTCGGTCGTCCCGGTGTGCGGCGCGCACGACGTCCCCGCCTGGATCCACCCGGAGGACCGGTACATGATGAGCGACCCGGAGAAGGCACTCGGCCGCTCCATCGGGATGCCGCTCATGGGCGAGCTGACGGTCGGGGAGCCGGACGACGTCAAGGAGCTCAGCGACGGCGCCCTTCTGAAGCTGGCCGGTCTGGAGTTCGGTGTCGCGCATGCGCCCGGCCATACCAGGGGGTCGGTGACGTTCAGAATGCCCGAGGCCGCGGATGTTCCGCAGGTCCTCTTCTCGGGCGACCTGCTCTTCGCCGGCTCCGTCGGACGCACCGACCTGCCCGGCGGCGACCACGCCGAGCTGCTCGAGTCGCTGGCCCGTGTGTGCCTGCCGCTCGACGACTCGACCGTGGTGCTGTCCGGCCACGGCCCCCAGACGACCATCGGCCGCGAGCGCGCCTCGAACCCGTATCTGCACGGGCTGGCCGCGCCCCGACGAGGAATGTGA
- a CDS encoding peptidylprolyl isomerase, which produces MVSSDQRRRQLAREKFERQQQRREEARRRTRRLTVVIASVVAVAALVGAGSYLALDGDGKKDKSDAAADASPSASASPSPSESSAPEPAMKIDKKAKYTMSLKTSQGDIAFTMDAAKTPHTTNSFKSLADKGFFDGTKCHRLTTQGIFVLQCGDPKGDGTGGPGYTIPDENLTALGKAGEDGTVTYPAGTVAMANTGQAHTGGSQFFLVYKDSKLPPTYTPFGTMDDASLKAVKDVGAAGVAGGAADGAPKKAVDISKAAVDKS; this is translated from the coding sequence GTGGTCAGCAGCGATCAGCGGCGGCGGCAGCTCGCCAGGGAGAAGTTCGAGCGGCAGCAGCAGCGCCGGGAGGAGGCCCGCCGCAGGACGAGGCGGCTGACGGTCGTCATCGCGTCCGTGGTGGCCGTGGCGGCGCTCGTGGGGGCGGGCTCGTATCTCGCCCTCGACGGCGACGGCAAGAAGGACAAGAGCGACGCGGCCGCGGACGCGAGCCCGTCGGCCTCGGCCTCGCCGTCGCCGAGCGAGAGCAGCGCGCCCGAGCCCGCGATGAAGATCGACAAAAAGGCGAAGTACACGATGTCGCTCAAGACGAGCCAGGGCGACATCGCGTTCACGATGGACGCGGCGAAGACCCCGCACACCACGAACTCCTTCAAGTCGCTGGCCGACAAGGGCTTCTTCGACGGTACGAAGTGTCACCGGCTGACCACGCAGGGCATCTTCGTCCTGCAGTGCGGTGACCCCAAGGGCGACGGCACGGGCGGCCCCGGCTACACGATCCCGGACGAGAACCTGACCGCGCTGGGCAAGGCGGGCGAGGACGGCACGGTGACGTATCCGGCGGGCACGGTGGCGATGGCGAACACCGGTCAGGCGCACACCGGTGGCAGCCAGTTCTTCCTGGTCTACAAAGACAGCAAACTGCCGCCCACCTACACCCCGTTCGGCACGATGGACGACGCCTCGCTGAAGGCGGTCAAGGACGTCGGTGCGGCGGGTGTGGCCGGTGGTGCGGCCGACGGTGCGCCGAAGAAGGCAGTGGACATCTCGAAGGCCGCCGTCGACAAGTCGTGA
- a CDS encoding DUF349 domain-containing protein, which produces MSSDPWGRVDETGTVYVRTADGEQVVGSWQAGSPEEALAYFERKYEGIVVEIGLLERRVKTTDLSAKDATTAIEHLRSQVDEHHAVGDLDALRKRLDALVATVDSRREERKVQKAKQTDEAKHAKEALVAEAEELAQSEQWRSAGERLRALVDTWKGLPRLDRKSDDELWHRFSHARSAFSKRRKTHFASLDAQREEARKAKEKLVVEAESLSGSTDWGATAARYRDLMTEWKAAGRAQREAEDELWNRFRGAQDVFFAARGEVFAERDAEQGENLKLKEELAVEAEKLVPVQDLKAARAAFRAINERWEAIGHVPRDARPKVEGRMHAVERALQEAEESEWRRTNPEARARAAGLTGQLQAAVDKLRTQIDTARASGNNARADKLARELEGRQALLDQALKGLEEFGG; this is translated from the coding sequence GTGAGCAGCGACCCGTGGGGCCGCGTCGATGAGACGGGCACCGTGTACGTGCGTACAGCCGATGGCGAGCAGGTCGTCGGATCGTGGCAGGCCGGTTCCCCCGAGGAGGCTCTGGCCTACTTCGAGCGCAAGTACGAGGGCATTGTGGTCGAGATCGGCCTCCTCGAACGGCGGGTGAAGACCACCGACCTGTCGGCCAAGGACGCCACGACCGCCATCGAGCATCTGCGTTCTCAGGTGGACGAGCATCACGCCGTCGGTGACCTCGACGCCCTGCGCAAGCGGCTCGACGCGCTGGTGGCGACGGTCGACTCGCGGCGCGAGGAGCGCAAGGTCCAAAAGGCCAAGCAGACCGACGAGGCGAAGCACGCCAAGGAGGCGCTGGTCGCCGAGGCCGAGGAGCTGGCGCAGAGCGAGCAGTGGCGTTCCGCGGGCGAGCGGCTCCGTGCGCTCGTCGACACGTGGAAGGGCCTGCCGCGGCTCGACCGCAAGTCCGACGACGAGCTGTGGCACCGCTTCTCGCACGCCCGCTCGGCGTTCTCCAAGCGCCGCAAGACCCACTTCGCCTCGCTGGACGCCCAGCGCGAGGAGGCCCGCAAGGCCAAGGAGAAGCTGGTCGTCGAGGCCGAATCGCTCTCCGGCTCCACGGACTGGGGAGCGACGGCCGCCCGCTATCGCGACCTGATGACGGAGTGGAAGGCGGCGGGCCGCGCCCAGCGCGAGGCGGAGGACGAGCTGTGGAACCGGTTCCGCGGTGCGCAGGACGTCTTCTTCGCCGCCCGCGGCGAGGTCTTCGCCGAGCGGGACGCGGAGCAGGGCGAGAACCTCAAGCTCAAGGAGGAGCTCGCGGTCGAGGCCGAGAAGCTGGTGCCGGTGCAGGACCTGAAGGCGGCCAGGGCCGCGTTCAGGGCCATCAACGAGCGCTGGGAGGCCATCGGCCATGTGCCGCGTGACGCCCGCCCGAAGGTCGAGGGCCGGATGCACGCGGTGGAGCGGGCGCTCCAGGAGGCCGAGGAGTCGGAGTGGCGCCGGACGAACCCGGAGGCGCGTGCGCGTGCCGCGGGTCTGACCGGTCAGCTGCAGGCGGCCGTGGACAAGCTGCGTACGCAGATCGACACGGCCCGCGCCTCGGGCAACAACGCCCGGGCCGACAAGCTGGCCAGGGAGCTCGAAGGCCGGCAGGCGCTGCTGGACCAGGCGCTGAAGGGCCTGGAGGAGTTCGGCGGCTGA
- a CDS encoding RelA/SpoT family protein — protein sequence MPDEAQPVAAPQPDKPAAVPATPGKKQAVQKPKPPAPEPGTGPERAGGAALRPSPASPAQPATPASPAASAPKPPAKPAAKPVTPAAPATRSGGSSNRVRARLARLGVQRSSPYNPVLEPLLRTVRSNDAKIETATLRQIERAYQVAERWHRGQKRKSGDPYITHPLAVTTILAELGMDPATLMAGLLHDTVEDTEYGLDTLRRDFGDQVALLVDGVTKLDKVKFGEAAQAETVRKMVVAMAKDPRVLVIKLADRLHNMRTMRYLKREKQEKKARETLEIYAPLAHRLGMNTIKWELEDLAFAILYPKMYDEIVRLVAERAPKRDEYLAIVTDEVQADLRAARIKATVTGRPKHYYSVYQKMIVRGRDFAEIYDLVGIRVLVDTVRDCYAALGTVHARWNPVPGRFKDYIAMPKFNMYQSLHTTVIGPSGKPVELQIRTFDMHRRAEYGIAAHWKYKQEAVAGASKVRTDVPKNTGRGQDTVNDMAWLRQLLDWQKETEDPSEFLESLRFDLSRNEVFVFTPKGDVIALPAGATPVDFAYAVHTEVGHRTIGARVNGRLVPLESTLDNGDLVEVFTSKAAGAGPSRDWLGFVKSPRARNKIRAWFSKERRDEAIEQGKDAIARAMRKQNLPIQRILTGDSLVTLAHEMRYPDISSLYAAIGEGHVAAAGVVQKLVQALGGEDAANEDLAESSPPSRSRGKRRSNADPGVVVKGVEDVWVKLARCCTPVPGDPIIGFVTRGSGVSVHRADCVNVDSLSQQPERILEVEWAPTQSSVFLVAIQVEALDRSRLLSDVTRVLSDQHVNILSAAVQTSRDRVATSRFTFEMGDPKHLGHVLKAVRGVEGVYDVYRVTSARRP from the coding sequence TTGCCAGACGAGGCCCAGCCAGTCGCCGCCCCGCAGCCCGACAAGCCCGCGGCGGTCCCAGCCACGCCCGGGAAGAAGCAGGCGGTTCAGAAGCCGAAGCCCCCGGCCCCCGAGCCCGGTACGGGTCCGGAGCGGGCCGGCGGCGCGGCACTGCGGCCCTCGCCCGCTTCCCCCGCGCAACCGGCCACACCCGCCTCTCCGGCCGCGTCCGCGCCGAAGCCCCCGGCGAAGCCCGCTGCGAAGCCGGTCACCCCGGCCGCGCCCGCGACCCGCTCCGGCGGCTCCTCCAACCGGGTACGGGCCAGGCTCGCCCGCCTCGGTGTGCAACGCTCCAGCCCGTACAACCCGGTGCTCGAACCGCTGCTGCGCACCGTCCGCAGCAACGACGCCAAGATCGAGACCGCCACGCTGCGCCAGATCGAGCGTGCCTACCAGGTCGCCGAGCGCTGGCACCGCGGCCAGAAACGCAAGAGCGGCGACCCGTACATCACCCACCCGCTCGCCGTCACGACGATCCTCGCCGAACTCGGCATGGACCCGGCGACGCTGATGGCCGGACTGCTCCATGACACGGTCGAGGACACCGAGTACGGTCTGGACACCCTGCGCCGCGACTTCGGCGACCAGGTCGCCCTGCTCGTCGACGGCGTCACCAAGCTGGACAAGGTCAAGTTCGGCGAGGCCGCGCAGGCCGAGACCGTACGCAAGATGGTCGTTGCCATGGCCAAGGACCCCCGGGTCCTCGTCATCAAGCTGGCCGACCGGCTGCACAACATGCGCACCATGCGCTACCTCAAGCGGGAGAAGCAGGAGAAGAAGGCCCGCGAGACGCTGGAGATCTACGCCCCGCTGGCACACCGCCTGGGCATGAACACCATCAAGTGGGAGCTGGAGGATCTCGCCTTCGCGATCCTCTACCCCAAGATGTACGACGAGATCGTGCGCCTCGTCGCCGAGCGGGCCCCCAAGCGCGACGAGTACCTCGCCATAGTGACCGACGAGGTCCAGGCCGACCTGCGCGCCGCCCGGATCAAGGCGACTGTCACAGGCCGGCCGAAGCACTACTACAGCGTCTACCAGAAGATGATCGTGCGGGGCCGGGACTTCGCCGAGATCTACGACCTGGTGGGCATCCGGGTCCTCGTCGACACCGTCCGCGACTGCTACGCGGCGCTCGGCACCGTCCACGCGCGATGGAATCCGGTCCCCGGCCGGTTCAAGGACTACATCGCGATGCCCAAGTTCAACATGTACCAGTCGCTGCACACCACGGTGATCGGCCCCAGCGGCAAGCCCGTCGAGCTGCAGATCCGCACCTTCGACATGCACCGCCGCGCCGAGTACGGCATCGCCGCGCACTGGAAGTACAAGCAGGAGGCCGTCGCGGGCGCCTCCAAGGTGCGTACGGACGTCCCCAAGAACACCGGCCGCGGCCAGGACACCGTCAACGACATGGCGTGGCTGCGCCAGCTCCTGGACTGGCAGAAGGAGACCGAGGACCCCAGCGAGTTCCTGGAGTCGCTGCGCTTCGACCTCTCGCGCAACGAGGTCTTCGTCTTCACGCCCAAGGGCGACGTCATAGCGCTCCCCGCGGGTGCGACACCGGTCGACTTCGCCTACGCCGTCCATACGGAGGTCGGCCACCGGACCATAGGAGCACGGGTCAACGGGCGGCTCGTACCGCTCGAATCGACCCTCGACAACGGCGATCTGGTGGAGGTCTTCACCTCCAAGGCGGCCGGAGCCGGACCCTCCCGGGACTGGCTGGGCTTCGTCAAGTCGCCGCGCGCCCGGAACAAGATCCGCGCCTGGTTCTCCAAGGAGCGCCGCGACGAGGCGATCGAGCAGGGCAAGGACGCCATCGCGCGCGCCATGCGCAAGCAGAACCTGCCGATCCAGCGCATCCTGACCGGCGACTCCCTGGTCACCCTCGCCCATGAGATGCGCTACCCCGACATCTCGTCGCTGTACGCGGCGATCGGCGAGGGCCATGTGGCCGCGGCCGGTGTCGTGCAGAAGCTGGTCCAGGCGCTCGGCGGCGAGGACGCGGCCAACGAGGACCTCGCGGAGAGCTCGCCGCCCTCGCGCAGCCGCGGCAAGCGCCGCTCCAACGCCGATCCCGGTGTCGTCGTCAAGGGCGTCGAGGACGTCTGGGTCAAACTGGCCCGCTGTTGTACGCCCGTCCCCGGCGACCCGATCATCGGCTTCGTCACCCGCGGCAGCGGTGTCTCCGTGCACCGCGCCGACTGCGTCAACGTCGACTCGCTGTCGCAGCAGCCCGAGCGGATCCTGGAGGTCGAGTGGGCGCCCACCCAGTCCTCGGTCTTCCTGGTCGCCATCCAGGTCGAGGCACTGGACCGGTCGCGGCTGCTCTCGGACGTCACCCGCGTCCTGTCCGACCAGCACGTCAACATCCTGTCCGCGGCCGTGCAGACGTCCCGGGACCGGGTGGCCACCTCACGCTTCACCTTCGAGATGGGCGACCCGAAGCACCTCGGACACGTACTGAAGGCGGTACGGGGCGTGGAGGGCGTCTACGACGTCTACCGCGTCACCTCGGCCCGAAGGCCGTGA
- a CDS encoding adenine phosphoribosyltransferase, protein MTSSTAEVTRELLLSRIRDVPDYPRPGVMFKDITPLLADPTAFAALTETLAELCVRHGATKIAGLEARGFILAAPVAIRAGLGFVPVRKAGKLPRATLRQAYDLEYGSAEIEIHAEDLCADDRVMVIDDVLATGGTAEASLELIRRAGAQVAGVAVLMELGFLAGRARLERALAGAPLEALSRV, encoded by the coding sequence ATGACCAGCAGTACCGCCGAGGTCACCCGGGAGCTCCTGCTCAGCCGGATCCGCGACGTGCCGGACTATCCGAGGCCGGGCGTGATGTTCAAGGACATCACCCCGCTGCTTGCGGACCCGACCGCGTTCGCGGCCCTCACCGAGACCCTCGCGGAGCTGTGCGTACGGCACGGCGCCACGAAGATCGCCGGTCTGGAGGCACGCGGCTTCATCCTGGCCGCACCCGTCGCGATCCGGGCCGGCCTCGGCTTCGTACCCGTCCGCAAGGCGGGGAAGCTGCCCAGGGCCACACTGCGGCAGGCGTACGACCTGGAGTACGGCAGCGCGGAGATCGAGATCCACGCAGAGGACCTCTGCGCCGATGACCGGGTCATGGTCATCGACGACGTCCTTGCCACGGGTGGCACCGCCGAGGCGTCGCTGGAGCTCATCCGGCGGGCCGGTGCCCAGGTCGCGGGCGTCGCGGTCCTCATGGAGCTCGGGTTCCTCGCGGGCCGGGCCCGTCTGGAGCGCGCCCTGGCGGGCGCACCGCTCGAGGCGCTCAGCCGGGTCTGA